The window CTTCTCCGATTTTTTCTCGCCATCATCAGGTGGCAGCGGAACAGCTTCTTCAATGGGATAAACCGTGCTCATTACACATTCCTTGTTTTCAAGCTGTACGGGTTTTCGTTGAGTGCTTACAGGTGCAGTATTCCTTGATGATAGCCTATGGCTTGCATTACGTTAGGTGGGCTTTTCAGCTAGCCCGTAGCTAACGGCTGCCGGCAGTATGGTTCGATATAGAGCGTTTCATTGTAGGGGTAGGCATGAAGATTTGGGCGTGTGCGAAGGGTGCTAACGGCTTCATCAATCGGGAGGACGGTCGGTACAAGCTGTTCTTCATTTGGCAAGTCCTCAAGATGCGCCGCCTGAACCCTGCCGAATTCAGCGCGCTTACCTTCTTCAGTACCCATTCCCGCGTAGAGAAGCGCCGTGAGATGGTCGCCGTCAAGAATGGGTATTTTCGGTACAAGAGCGTCGATGTTCAGGCTACTCGATCTGATGATAGCGACGGAGAATCCCTTCCACACGCCTATCTGATAGCCATCCTCTCCCAGCTTCAAACGATCAATTTCAAGATTGGTGATGAGGTCGTCCCATTCACGTTCACACGCCTTGTAGCAGAGGAAACCCGGCTGCGATTCGGGAACGGCAATGTCTACGTTCCGGATCTATATGGCGAGTTCACCTCTGATAACCCCTTCTACCAGAGGTGGGACTGTAGTGGTCAACTAATCCCGGACACGACGTTAAGTTTTTCCTCGGCCCGCGCTGGAGCCAACCCATCGTTGAATTGATGAGGCCGAATCCAGTTGTAGCGATGCATCAAAAAATGGCTGATATCGCGCTGTGCTTCCTGCGCAGTTCGATAGCCCACGGTCGGTATCCATTCTGTTTTCAAGCTGCGAAATACGCGCTCCATCGGTGCGTTATCCCAGCAGTTTCCTCGTCGACTCATGCTTTGGCGCATGCGGTATCGCCACAACCGCTGGCGAAAGAGTCGGCTTGCATATTGCGATCCCTGGTCTGAGTGGAATAGCAGATCCGAAGGCCTGCCACGCTGCTCGTAAGCCATATCCAGCGCTTTGATCACCAGCTCAGCGTCTGGCTTTTCCGACAGCGCCCAGCCCACGATCCGACGCGTACAAAGATCCAGGACGACAGCCAGGTAATGCCACTTTCCTTGCGCCCAAATGTAGGTGATATCGCCGCACCAGACTTGATTGGGCGCAGGCACGTCGAACTCGCGGTTCAATGTGTTCGGGATATCCAGTCTTTCAACTGTTGCTCGTTTGTAGGCATGGGAGCCGGGTTGTTTGCTGACTAAATCAAGCTCGCGCATCAAGCTACGCACTTTGAATCGACCGAGTTGCTCACCGTCTTCACGCATCAGTGACAGGATGCTGCGACTGCCCGCAGAGCTGCGACTTTGCGAGAACAGCTCACTTACGCGACTACGCAATCGAAGCCGTTCAACATCCGGCGTGCGGCGCCGCAGGCGCTGGGCGTAGTAACACGAGCGAGTGACATCAAACACCTTGCACAGCCAATCAACCGGCTCATGTGCCCTCAACTGGTCAATCAGCGCGAACGCTCGTGATCTTCCGACATCAAGAGCGCGGTAGCCTTTTTTAGTATTGATTTCTCTCGCTCAAGCCGAGCAATCCGGGCTTCCAGCTCCTGAATTTTTTGCTGTTCCGGAGTCAGTGCCTTGCTCTGCGGGGTGACGCCTTTATGTTCTTTCTGAATCTGGTCAACCCAGCGGCGTAATGCCGATTCACCAATGCCGAGTGAACGGCTGGCTTCGATGTAGCTGTAGTTTTGTTTGAGCACAAGGTCGGCAGCCTCGCGCTTGAATTCAGGAGTAAAGGAGCGGCGTTGTTTGGTCATCTGACACCTCGATCTGGCGAGCATTCTCGCCTAAATGGGTGTCCGGTTTCATTAGACCACTACAGGCGGCAAGCTGGCGATTGAGATCCGCTACTCCAATTCGTGCAGCATGCAAAAGATCGTCGATTTCCGTGACCACGGGATCCCCATTATCGAAATCAAGATTGCCAAAAGCATTAATATTGAGACCTATATTGATAAAAATGACATTGAGGGAAGCATTGAGCGGGGATATCAGAAAATTAACGACATCGCTTCAACCCAGTTGTTTTGCAGAGTCCTCTCTAACCCAGTGAGTATTGAGTTTCATCAGGATTATGTTAGGCAAACTGAAAAGAATCGATTGGAGCAGGCAGAGAAAAACAGACATGACATGCTGGAAGTTGCCAGGAAGTACCGAGAGGCAGAATCTCTTGCTGCTGATGTTTCCAGGCAGCGAGACAATATTGCTGAAGCAAAAGATTTGCTGGCAAAGGACATGGCGGCTTTGGCGGTTTCAAATGATGGTCTGACGCAAACCGTGCAACAACTAAACGTCGAGCTGGGGGAATACAAGACGGCATATACGAGCAGGGTCAATGAGATCAAAAGCTTGAAGGGCGAATTGGAGAATGCCCAGGCGGGGTTTTGGACGAAAGTCTGGCGGGCTATCAGCTCTGAGAAGGTGTAATCGAAAGCACCTACAAGGGGCTTTTGGGTTTACAGATTATGTTTTTACCTTTTGCTTGGTTTTTTTCTTACTCGATAGCACTGATAATTTCGCTGAAAATACGGAATCGTTTACCCCGTAAGCTCCTTTCAAAGCAATCTTGAATGGGTCGCTCGGTTTCAGGCTCCGTATTGGCTGAGCGACCAGCATTGCGCGTTTTCAACATTGCAACCGAAAAGAACAAAAAATCTACGGAAGCCGGCATATAGGCTGCACCGCTCGATCCTAAGACCTTCGCCTCGATCCGCTTTCCGAAATTGAGGATGACTGCCTAGGCTGGATCAGAAAGATCAGAAAAGGCTGAGGTACGTATTTATGACGCCGATGCGTTGATCAGTGTCTTCCAAACAGGAAGTGATGGGAGTGGGGCCCCCGGCTTTTTTAAGACCTGAGGCGTCGTGGCAAATCGTGGACATGGCACTGATGCGAGTAAACCCTTGCAGGCACGGTGTTTCACGCTTGTCCGTCCATGAGTGATAAACCTTTGCACTCCTACCATTCCTTGAACGGCCCAATGGCCAGGCTGCGGCCGGCGAGGTAGTCGATGGAGATGCGCGGTTCGTGCTCCATGAACACAGGTGAACCGTGGTCCCATGCGCCTTTGTCATGACTGTTGCCGATGTCGAAGATCTTCGGGATGTCGATGTAGCCGTACAACTCGAACGGCCCCTTGCGCCCGAAGTACTCGTACTCCAGGTAAATGTCGTCGGCCGGTTGCGGGCCGAAACTGATGTCTTTGCTGCCGATGACGGTCAAGTCCTGGTTGAACCAGTCCGACAGGTAGACGCCTTTTTTCGGCGGGCTGGCTTCGGGGCTGAGGGTTTCGCCCTGGGCGGATTCTTCGGCGGGGGCCGGTTGCGCCAAAACGGTGCTGCTGAGTAGTCCTGTAACGCTGGCCAACAGCAAGGAAACAGCAAAGGTGCGCGAGCAAGTCACGCGGCTGGACGTGCGGTGCATTAAAAGTCCCTTTTCGTGCGGATC is drawn from Pseudomonas sp. 31-12 and contains these coding sequences:
- a CDS encoding IS3 family transposase (programmed frameshift) codes for the protein MTKQRRSFTPEFKREAADLVLKQNYSYIEASRSLGIGESALRRWVDQIQKEHKGVTPQSKALTPEQQKIQELEARIARLEREKSIPKKGYRALDVGRSRAFALIDQLRAHEPVDWLCKVFDVTRSCYYAQRLRRRTPDVERLRLRSRVSELFSQSRSSAGSRSILSLMREDGEQLGRFKVRSLMRELDLVSKQPGSHAYKRATVERLDIPNTLNREFDVPAPNQVWCGDITYIWAQGKWHYLAVVLDLCTRRIVGWALSEKPDAELVIKALDMAYEQRGRPSDLLFHSDQGSQYASRLFRQRLWRYRMRQSMSRRGNCWDNAPMERVFRSLKTEWIPTVGYRTAQEAQRDISHFLMHRYNWIRPHQFNDGLAPARAEEKLNVVSGIS